A genomic region of Amblyraja radiata isolate CabotCenter1 chromosome 16, sAmbRad1.1.pri, whole genome shotgun sequence contains the following coding sequences:
- the LOC116982270 gene encoding zinc finger protein 239-like: MLQQEHTGEKSYRCSTCGMSFARSSGLLRHWRVHSGERPFTCSDCGKGFKSSTDLKVHRRLHTGERPYTCSDCGKGFTQSHSLLVHRRTHTGQRPFTCSDCSKGFKSSNELKMHRLVHTGERPYTCSDCGKRFIRTSNLLVHQRTHTGERPYTCAQCGKGFTQSSQLLSHQRTHTGERPYTCALCGKGFTQSRNLLKHQHIHTGERPYTCVQCGKGFTDSSHLLEHQRTHTSDRPVPS, from the coding sequence ATGCTGCAGCAggagcacacgggcgagaagtcctatcgctgctccacctgtggcatgAGCTTTGCCCGATCATCGGGGTTATTGCGGCACTGGCGGGTGCACAgcggtgagcggcccttcacctgctccgactgcggcaaaggtttCAAGTCATCGacggacctgaaggtgcacagacgcctgcacaccggggagcgcccctacacctgcagcgactgcggcaagggcttcacccagtcccacagcctGCTGGTTCAccggcgcacccacaccggccagcgtcccttcacctgcagcgactgcagcaaaggcttcaagtcatcTAATGAACTGAAGATGCACAGGCTCGTGcataccggggagcggccctacacctgcagcgactgcggcaaacgCTTCATCCGCaccagcaacctgctggtgcaccaacgcacccacaccggcgagcgcccctacacctgcgcccagtgcggcaagggcttcacacaGTCCAGTcaactgctgtcccaccagcgcacccatactggcgagcgcccctacacctgtgccctgtgcggcaaaggcttcacccagtcccgcaacctgctgaagcaccagcacatccacaccggcgagcgcccctacacctgtgtccagtgcggcaaaggcttcactgATTCcagccacctgctggagcaccagcgcacacacaccAGCGACCGTcctgtccccagc